A genomic region of Thermodesulfobacteriota bacterium contains the following coding sequences:
- the tmcD gene encoding electron transfer complex subunit TmcD codes for MAELESFDWETKEKLVTDINEWRSKFPAIYEFVVSNDGEKISAPVRTEDDEFTACVNGETWKNTFEKLWSLKFGHDDRLAGLSRKDDEWTVAVDDETWEESFEYAWNIQLSPDGKSIAVNIKGENGYGIALNGKTWENGFVEARDFAISPNGKFTAACIQTKRLGEGDIFGFAEGIWTVAVNGKPWERNFLNVWSVVFSSDSSIVAAEVRIGEYEYTIAVNGTPWDKIFKCVWEPIFCPEMYDVLAPVQVDEGWTMAKNGELIWDRKFVQTWHQKFSPDGQRIAAVVAPEFGKWTIAIDGSSWNRTFKDAVLPPVFSPDSKRVAAIIKENNRWTVALDGTPWGEDFDMIWDPVFSPSSDRVAAKAEKNGKFYIVLDGKTGKQAFENLWSPVFSPDGTKLMVRSIQDGKYYRRVMPVEEVY; via the coding sequence GGAGAAGTAAATTTCCGGCTATCTATGAATTTGTTGTCAGTAACGATGGCGAAAAAATTTCGGCACCTGTTAGGACAGAAGATGATGAATTTACAGCATGTGTGAACGGTGAAACCTGGAAAAACACCTTTGAGAAATTATGGTCGCTTAAATTCGGGCATGATGACAGGCTGGCAGGTTTGTCGAGAAAAGACGATGAATGGACTGTAGCGGTAGATGATGAAACATGGGAAGAAAGCTTCGAATATGCCTGGAATATACAACTTAGCCCCGATGGGAAAAGCATCGCAGTGAACATAAAAGGCGAAAATGGATATGGAATAGCCTTAAACGGCAAGACTTGGGAAAACGGATTTGTTGAAGCAAGGGACTTTGCTATAAGCCCCAATGGAAAGTTCACTGCTGCCTGTATACAGACCAAACGTCTCGGAGAAGGAGATATCTTTGGATTTGCAGAAGGTATATGGACGGTTGCGGTGAATGGTAAACCATGGGAGAGGAATTTCCTGAATGTATGGAGCGTTGTCTTCAGTTCTGACAGCAGTATCGTAGCGGCAGAAGTCAGGATTGGTGAATATGAATATACCATTGCAGTAAATGGGACTCCGTGGGATAAGATATTCAAATGCGTCTGGGAACCAATCTTTTGCCCAGAGATGTATGATGTTCTGGCGCCTGTTCAGGTCGATGAGGGTTGGACCATGGCAAAGAACGGCGAATTGATATGGGATAGGAAGTTCGTCCAGACATGGCATCAGAAATTCAGCCCGGATGGGCAGAGAATCGCTGCCGTGGTAGCACCGGAGTTTGGCAAATGGACAATTGCAATAGACGGCTCTTCCTGGAACAGGACGTTTAAGGATGCAGTCCTGCCGCCTGTTTTCAGTCCCGACAGCAAAAGAGTGGCAGCCATTATTAAGGAAAACAATCGCTGGACAGTTGCATTAGACGGAACCCCATGGGGAGAAGATTTTGATATGATATGGGACCCTGTTTTCAGCCCAAGCAGTGATAGAGTTGCTGCCAAGGCTGAAAAAAATGGCAAGTTCTACATTGTCCTGGATGGTAAAACAGGGAAACAGGCGTTCGAAAACCTCTGGAGCCCTGTTTTCAGCCCTGATGGAACAAAGCTTATGGTAAGAAGTATACAGGATGGGAAGTATTACCGTCGGGTAATGCCAGTGGAAGAGGTTTATTAA
- the tmcC gene encoding TmcC family electron transfer complex membrane anchor subunit: MYEFVSGPLVWISFIVFIGGSLYRLCSMHKLAKKEKVIYPYMSLKYGLRSIIHWVIPFASTNMRRRPLMTVTTFAFHICLVLTPIFLLSHNILWYQSWKISWWTLPEGTADIMTVIVILAAFFFLARRLVLPEVRFVTFASDYALLIIALAPFLTGFLAYHQWLPYKTILILHILSGELMLIVIPFTRLSHMLYFVFTRAYMGSEFGAVRNSKDW; this comes from the coding sequence ATGTATGAATTTGTGAGCGGACCATTGGTATGGATTTCATTCATAGTCTTCATTGGGGGTAGTCTTTATCGGCTGTGTTCCATGCATAAACTGGCAAAGAAGGAAAAAGTCATATATCCATATATGAGTCTAAAGTATGGTCTGCGATCCATTATTCACTGGGTTATCCCCTTTGCCAGTACCAATATGAGAAGACGGCCTTTGATGACGGTAACAACCTTCGCTTTTCATATCTGTCTGGTTTTAACACCCATTTTTCTCCTGTCTCATAACATTCTCTGGTACCAGTCCTGGAAAATTAGCTGGTGGACATTGCCTGAAGGGACAGCTGATATAATGACTGTAATCGTAATTCTTGCCGCGTTTTTTTTCCTTGCCAGAAGATTAGTACTCCCTGAGGTTAGGTTCGTCACCTTTGCATCTGATTATGCTTTGCTGATAATAGCTCTGGCGCCGTTTCTGACCGGCTTTCTGGCATACCACCAATGGCTCCCCTATAAAACGATATTGATTCTTCATATTCTGTCTGGTGAACTTATGTTAATCGTTATCCCTTTTACAAGGTTGAGCCATATGCTATATTTTGTCTTTACCCGAGCATATATGGGCAGCGAATTTGGTGCGGTGCGCAACTCTAAAGATTGGTAG